A window of the Cololabis saira isolate AMF1-May2022 chromosome 19, fColSai1.1, whole genome shotgun sequence genome harbors these coding sequences:
- the LOC133419142 gene encoding leucine-rich repeat, immunoglobulin-like domain and transmembrane domain-containing protein 2 isoform X1, whose product MDAFYVLLGISLVFDIISPGFSTCPLGCSCTDDNLGRSLLCMETSMDKIPMDISDIFTKIRIENCHLTELPQGSFSQVTNLEFLWLNFNEITVMNIKSLEGLSNLTELRLQGNKLTSIPWTAFQDAPKLKILDLKHNLLDVLPEHALRYLPFLTYLDLSFNQLSIISKEVFINWPLYQKAQKAWEKEGVVSNVVLALHDNPWLCDCRLKGFVEFIREVGAPIILMNSYLMCSAPTSKANKFFHETQLKTCMKPEASAQETNISLPLGSNATLTCIVKARPSPTIQWIYNLKIIRAFAAKEIQTDEETVTSQLLIPSVRLADRGLYTCTANNFIGHCSVNMTLNINSSNSSVPLPPPVPMLSSDDSPHIDIRIAKQTVYGITLEWHAATENPAETWFTIHFGKYDSPKKEMIYIGPGINSYSVSDLLPVTKYEVCVTLKNHPPRVGQCIVFVTGNDISELEQREKLIHIIVIVCAMVLAVPAGMYACTTEARFSCLDHCVNMWKKRRMPGENLQGTERQGTFDSLQGTSDEALCRDSDEKPVKRRKSEDRSKGGSAAQLY is encoded by the exons ATGGACGCCTTTTATGTTTTGTTAGGTATCTCTTTGGTATTTGATATCATCAGCCCTGGATTCTCAACTTGTCCTTTGGGTTGCTCCTGCACGGATGATAACTTGGGGAG ATCTTTACTATGTATGGAAACCTCCATGGATAAAATTCCAATGGACATTTCTGACATCTTCACTAAAATCCGAATTGAAAACTGCCACCTGACTGAGTTACCTCAAGGCTCCTTCTCCCAAGTCACCAACTTGGAGTTTCTTTGGCTAAATTTCAATGAGATCACTGTGATGAACATCAAAAGCTTGGAAGGGCTCAGCAACCTGACAGAGCTGAGGCTACAAGGGAACAAACTGACCTCCATACCTTGGACGGCGTTTCAGGACGCACCTAAACTCAAAATTTTGGACCTGAAGCACAATCTACTGGATGTGCTACCCGAACATGCTCTGAGATACTTGCCTTTTTTGACCTATTTAGATCTATCCTTCAATCAGCTTAGCATTATATCAAAAGAAGTATTTATTAATTGGCCTCTTTATCAGAAAGCACAGAAAGCTTGGGAGAAAGAAGGAGTAGTGTCCAATGTTGTTTTGGCTCTGCACGACAACCCCTGGTTGTGTGACTGCCGCCTTAAAGGCTTTGTTGAGTTCATCAGAGAGGTCGGCGCTCCCATCATTCTGATGAACTCTTACCTGATGTGCTCAGCACCTACCTCCAAAGCCAACAAGTTTTTCCATGAGACCCAATTAAAAACATGCATGAAGCCAGAAGCTTCTGCCcaggagacaaacatcagtctACCTCTTGGATCGAATGCAACATTGACCTGTATAGTCAAGGCCAGGCCAAGCCCAACTATTCAATGGATATACAATCTGAAGATTATAAGAGCATTTGCTG CTAAAGAGATTCAGACAGATGAGGAGACGGTCACTTCCCAGCTCTTGATCCCTTCTGTACGCTTAGCAGACCGAGGACTCTACACCTGTACGGCCAACAACTTCATAGGACACTGCTCTGTCAACATGACACTCAACATCAACTCCTCCAACTcctctgttcctcttcctccacctgTCCCAATGCTGTCATCGGATGACAGCCCCCACATCGATATCCGCATCGCCAAGCAGACAGTTTACGGCATCACGTTAGAGTGGCATGCAGCGACAGAAAACCCAGCGGAAACTTGGTTCACCATACACTTTGGTAAATACGATTCCCCCAAGAAGGAGATGATCTACATCGGCCCTGGAATCAACAGCTACTCAGTCAGCGATTTACTTCCCGTCACCAAATATGAGGTGTGTGTAACGCTGAAGAACCATCCACCCAGGGTAGGCCAGTGTATTGTGTTTGTGACAGGAAATGATATCAGCGAGCTGGAACAAAGAGAGAAGCTCATCCACATTATAGTTATTGTGTGTGCCATGGTGCTGGCCGTGCCCGCGGGCATGTATGCCTGCACCACAGAGGCCAGGTTCAGCTGTTTGGATCACTGCGTGAATATGTGGAAGAAACGTAGAATGCCTGGAGAGAACCTGCAAGGAACGGAGAGACAGGGCACTTTCGACAGCCTGCAGGGAACCAGTGATGAAGCCCTGTGTAGGGACTCCGATGAAAAGCCAGTAAAGAGGCGGAAGTCTGAGGATAGGAGTAAAGGAGGAAGTGCAGCTCAGCTGTACTAG
- the LOC133419142 gene encoding leucine-rich repeat, immunoglobulin-like domain and transmembrane domain-containing protein 2 isoform X2 has protein sequence METSMDKIPMDISDIFTKIRIENCHLTELPQGSFSQVTNLEFLWLNFNEITVMNIKSLEGLSNLTELRLQGNKLTSIPWTAFQDAPKLKILDLKHNLLDVLPEHALRYLPFLTYLDLSFNQLSIISKEVFINWPLYQKAQKAWEKEGVVSNVVLALHDNPWLCDCRLKGFVEFIREVGAPIILMNSYLMCSAPTSKANKFFHETQLKTCMKPEASAQETNISLPLGSNATLTCIVKARPSPTIQWIYNLKIIRAFAAKEIQTDEETVTSQLLIPSVRLADRGLYTCTANNFIGHCSVNMTLNINSSNSSVPLPPPVPMLSSDDSPHIDIRIAKQTVYGITLEWHAATENPAETWFTIHFGKYDSPKKEMIYIGPGINSYSVSDLLPVTKYEVCVTLKNHPPRVGQCIVFVTGNDISELEQREKLIHIIVIVCAMVLAVPAGMYACTTEARFSCLDHCVNMWKKRRMPGENLQGTERQGTFDSLQGTSDEALCRDSDEKPVKRRKSEDRSKGGSAAQLY, from the exons ATGGAAACCTCCATGGATAAAATTCCAATGGACATTTCTGACATCTTCACTAAAATCCGAATTGAAAACTGCCACCTGACTGAGTTACCTCAAGGCTCCTTCTCCCAAGTCACCAACTTGGAGTTTCTTTGGCTAAATTTCAATGAGATCACTGTGATGAACATCAAAAGCTTGGAAGGGCTCAGCAACCTGACAGAGCTGAGGCTACAAGGGAACAAACTGACCTCCATACCTTGGACGGCGTTTCAGGACGCACCTAAACTCAAAATTTTGGACCTGAAGCACAATCTACTGGATGTGCTACCCGAACATGCTCTGAGATACTTGCCTTTTTTGACCTATTTAGATCTATCCTTCAATCAGCTTAGCATTATATCAAAAGAAGTATTTATTAATTGGCCTCTTTATCAGAAAGCACAGAAAGCTTGGGAGAAAGAAGGAGTAGTGTCCAATGTTGTTTTGGCTCTGCACGACAACCCCTGGTTGTGTGACTGCCGCCTTAAAGGCTTTGTTGAGTTCATCAGAGAGGTCGGCGCTCCCATCATTCTGATGAACTCTTACCTGATGTGCTCAGCACCTACCTCCAAAGCCAACAAGTTTTTCCATGAGACCCAATTAAAAACATGCATGAAGCCAGAAGCTTCTGCCcaggagacaaacatcagtctACCTCTTGGATCGAATGCAACATTGACCTGTATAGTCAAGGCCAGGCCAAGCCCAACTATTCAATGGATATACAATCTGAAGATTATAAGAGCATTTGCTG CTAAAGAGATTCAGACAGATGAGGAGACGGTCACTTCCCAGCTCTTGATCCCTTCTGTACGCTTAGCAGACCGAGGACTCTACACCTGTACGGCCAACAACTTCATAGGACACTGCTCTGTCAACATGACACTCAACATCAACTCCTCCAACTcctctgttcctcttcctccacctgTCCCAATGCTGTCATCGGATGACAGCCCCCACATCGATATCCGCATCGCCAAGCAGACAGTTTACGGCATCACGTTAGAGTGGCATGCAGCGACAGAAAACCCAGCGGAAACTTGGTTCACCATACACTTTGGTAAATACGATTCCCCCAAGAAGGAGATGATCTACATCGGCCCTGGAATCAACAGCTACTCAGTCAGCGATTTACTTCCCGTCACCAAATATGAGGTGTGTGTAACGCTGAAGAACCATCCACCCAGGGTAGGCCAGTGTATTGTGTTTGTGACAGGAAATGATATCAGCGAGCTGGAACAAAGAGAGAAGCTCATCCACATTATAGTTATTGTGTGTGCCATGGTGCTGGCCGTGCCCGCGGGCATGTATGCCTGCACCACAGAGGCCAGGTTCAGCTGTTTGGATCACTGCGTGAATATGTGGAAGAAACGTAGAATGCCTGGAGAGAACCTGCAAGGAACGGAGAGACAGGGCACTTTCGACAGCCTGCAGGGAACCAGTGATGAAGCCCTGTGTAGGGACTCCGATGAAAAGCCAGTAAAGAGGCGGAAGTCTGAGGATAGGAGTAAAGGAGGAAGTGCAGCTCAGCTGTACTAG
- the lrit1b gene encoding leucine-rich repeat, immunoglobulin-like domain and transmembrane domain-containing protein 1b: protein MSPHFAAAFCLALVFLPPVSASCPLQCSCFFHKQSDGSKARSVLCNNPAISSVPSNFPIDTSKLRIEKTTISRIPNDSFHYLNDLEFLWMSFNSLNSLNAGSFRGLCNLDELRLDGNSLTSFPWESLTEMPILRLLDLHNNKISAIPASASTYIKNITYLDLSSNSLTTLPADVLTLWLSVKPAQDSDSSKLILGLHDNPWLCDCRLYDLAQFQKSPSSSVALIDTGLRCSDPESLSGVFFNEVELQRCQLPRVHTAVARVRSSLGNNVLLRCGTSGVPIPELSWSRADGKKMNGTVQEEISKEGIIWSILSVPAVAYTDSGKYVCKATNFVGATDAIISLVITDSIQSEESLGGVSRRGRGRKAGAVGRAAYQEKLIARYVPPPTRAPSQPIIEPLNSKGVTGKYEVESYSVSDDGSQSKLQDPKKPGKGVQDALGNLTANASSLQQAPEKRVVRSVKVIGDTDHTVSLNWRAPTATNVTEFSVLYAVFGDRDMRRINVSAGKNRITIEGLVPKTKYIACVCVKGLIPKKEQCVIFSTDEAASASGTQKLINVVVITVACVIAVPLTLIVCCGALKRHIQRLLGRQPKDIQDSYVTFETLGPGGKPKGMEGEYLTRLNPDESNRLLSARTSLDSEAIARTEGLPNEYFC from the exons ATGAGTCCACActttgctgctgctttttgtttGGCTTTAGTTTTTCTTCCTCCGGTGAGCGCCTCATGTCCTCTGCAATGCAGCTGCTTCTTCCACAAGCAGAGCGACGGCTCTAAAGCAAG GAGTGTGCTCTGCAATAATCCAGCAATCTCTTCTGTCCCATCAAATTTCCCCATTGACACATCAAAGTTGCGTATAGAGAAGACAACTATTTCACGCATTCCCAACGACAGCTTTCACTACCTCAACGATCTGGAGTTTCTCTGGATGTCTTTTAATTCCCTGAACTCACTGAATGCTGGTAGTTTCCGGGGACTTTGCAACTTGGATGAGCTCAGGTTGGATGGAAACTCTCTCACATCCTTCCCCTGGGAATCTCTGACTGAGATGCCGATCTTGAGGCTCCTCGACCTCCACAACAACAAGATCTCTGCCATCCCTGCCTCGGCCAGCACGTACATAAAGAACATCACCTATCTGGATTTATCAAGCAACAGTCTCACCACTCTCCCAGCTGATGTCCTCACGTTGTGGCTGAGTGTGAAGCCAGCTCAAGACTCCGATTCCTCCAAATTAATTCTGG GTCTTCACGACAACCCCTGGTTGTGTGACTGTCGACTGTACGATCTGGCTCAGTTTCAGAAGTCCCCCTCATCGTCCGTGGCTCTCATCGACACTGGGTTGAGGTGTTCTGATCCAGAAAGCCTGTCGGGTGTTTTTTTCAAcgaggtggagctgcagaggtgCCAGCTGCCCCGGGTGCACACGGCCGTGGCCCGTGTCCGAAGCTCTCTGGGCAACAACGTCCTACTGCGCTGCGGCACGTCTGGAGTCCCCATCCCCGAGCTGTCCTGGAGCCGTGCTGATGgcaagaaaatgaatggcacaG TTCAAGAAGAGATTTCAAAGGAAGGCATCATTTGGTCAATCCTGAGTGTGCCTGCAGTCGCATACACAGATTCTGGGAAATATGTGTGCAAAGCAACCAACTTTGTGGGCGCCACAGATGCTATAATCTCCTTGGTGATCACGGACTCCATCCAGTCGGAGGAATCGCTTGGTGGCGTTTCtcggagaggaagagggaggaagGCTGGTGCCGTTGGAAGGGCAGCATACCAGGAGAAACTCATTGCCAGATATGTTCCCCCACCTACCAGAGCTCCTTCCCAGCCCATTATTGAACCTCTTAATAGCAAAGGTGTGACTGGGAAGTATGAGGTTGAGAGCTACAGTGTCTCTGACGATGGTTCACAGAGTAAACTGCAAGACCCCAAGAAGCCGGGGAAGGGGGTTCAAGATGCTTTAGGTAACTTAACAGCCAATGCTTCATCTTTACAGCAAGCTCCTGAGAAGAGAGTGGTGCGCTCTGTGAAGGTAATTGGAGACACTGACCACACGGTCTCTCTGAACTGGCGAGCACCCACTGCCACAAATGTAACAGAATTCAGCGTCCTATATGCCGTTTTTGGAGACAGAGACATGCGGCGCATCAATGTTAGTGCTGGAAAGAACCGGATTACCATCGAAGGCCTTGTGCCAAAAACAAAGTACATTGCTTGTGTTTGCGTCAAAGGACTGATACCAAAAAAGGAGCAGTGTGTAATCTTCTCAACAGACGAGGCCGCCAGTGCCAGTGGCACTCAGAAGCTCATCAATGTGGTGGTGATAACGGTGGCGTGCGTGATCGCCGTCCCCCTGACGCTGATCGTGTGCTGTGGGGCACTAAAGAGACATATCCAAAGACTGTTGGGGCGACAACCAAAGGACATCCAGGACTCGTATGTCACATTTGAGACTCTTGGCCCAGGGGGCAAACCTAAAGGGATGGAAGGCGAATATCTGACCAGGCTAAATCCTGATGAATCCAACAGGCTGCTGTCAGCCAGGACCAGCCTAGATTCAGAGGCCATAGCCAGGACTGAAGGCTTACCTAATGAGTATTTCTGCTAA